The Salvelinus namaycush isolate Seneca chromosome 1, SaNama_1.0, whole genome shotgun sequence genome has a window encoding:
- the LOC120050440 gene encoding P2Y purinoceptor 2-like, translating into MNSTVSPSVLPLDNRSLSESCTVEPQHVSITVFLLLVVLVGFFLNSFSLWVFCCRIPQWSSGTVLQFHLAVSDAVITPVAPLMATYFVMGSHWPFGAFLCKLKIALLSIHFYGSIMFLTLISIHRYVAVVQFKRGSCMKRKAFVQNLCAGVWLVLLAKGIACFFSLNTSPMGNRTQCLSIHQEKYIDVYFAINFVMLIPGFLLPLSVAVTCYVQLARSMSRMNINMSKGRDIKAKSRKMVAMCLVIFALCFTPLNVIRTVAVILKKYFPEQCSLLLQVETAYYVSWILAGANCCLDPLLYCFGSHNFVKAIHRSLRKFDVKFKKDPATNDQIIYDTAIDSPSIALEDIHTQHSNTS; encoded by the coding sequence ATGAACAGCACAGTGTCTCCGTCCGTGTTGCCTCTGGACAACAGAAGTCTCTCTGAGTCCTGTACAGTGGAACCCCAACATGTGTCCATCACTGTTTTCCTCCTCCTGGTTGTCCTGGTTGGTTTCTTCCTCAACAGTTTCAGTCTGTGGGTCTTCTGCTGCCGTATACCGCAGTGGAGCTCTGGTACTGTCCTGCAGTTTCATTTGGCTGTCAGTGACGCTGTTATCACACCAGTTGCACCATTAATGGCAACATACTTTGTTATGGGTAGCCACTGGCCGTTTGGAGCTTTTCTGTGCAAGCTGAAGATTGCCTTGCTGAGCATTCACTTCTATGGCAGTATCATGTTCCTAACACTCATCAGCATTCATCGATACGTGGCAGTTGTCCAGTTTAAAAGGGGCTCCTGTATGAAACGAAAGGCGTTTGTTCAGAATCTGTGTGCTGGAGTCTGGCTGGTTTTGCTGGCTAAGGGGATTGCCTGTTTCTTCTCATTAAACACAAGCCCAATGGGAAACCGCACACAATGTCTCAGCATTCATCAGGAAAAATACATTGACGTCTACTTCGCCATCAACTTCGTTATGCTCATCCCTGGGTTCCTGCTGCCTCTCTCAGTAGCAGTGACCTGCTATGTTCAGCTAGCAAGATCAATGTCTCGCATGAATATCAACATGTCCAAGGGCCGTGATATAAAGGCCAAGTCACGTAAAATGGTGGCCATGTGTCTGGTGATATTTGCACTGTGCTTCACGCCTCTGAACGTGATACGAACTGTGGCTGTCATATTAAAGAAGTACTTTCCAGAACAATGCAGTCTTCTCCTGCAGGTGGAGACTGCATACTATGTATCCTGGATTTTGGCTGGAGCAAACTGCTGCCTGGACCCATTGCTTTATTGTTTTGGATCACACAACTTTGTCAAGGCTATTCATAGGTCTCTCAGAAAATTTGATGTCAAGTTTAAAAAAGACCCGGCCACAAATGACCAGATCATCTATGATACTGCTATTGATTCTCCCTCCATTGCCTTAGAAGACATCCACACCCAGCATTCGAACACGTCTTGA